From a region of the Candidatus Nanopelagicales bacterium genome:
- a CDS encoding DNA-directed RNA polymerase subunit alpha → MLIAQRPSLIEQSVSDHRSKFILEPLEPGFGYTLGNSMRRTLLSSIPGAAVTGIRVDGVLHEFSTIPGVTEDVVEIILNIKELVVSSEHDEPVVMYLRKEGP, encoded by the coding sequence GTGCTTATTGCACAACGACCAAGTTTGATCGAACAGTCGGTCTCCGACCACCGATCGAAGTTCATCCTCGAGCCCTTGGAGCCTGGCTTCGGGTACACGCTCGGTAACTCGATGCGACGCACCCTGCTGTCATCGATCCCGGGGGCTGCGGTCACCGGAATCCGCGTTGACGGTGTCCTGCACGAGTTCTCGACCATCCCTGGTGTGACCGAAGATGTCGTGGAGATCATCCTCAACATCAAGGAACTCGTCGTCTCTTCCGAGCACGACGAACCAGTTGTGATGTACCTGCGCAAGGAAGGCCC